The DNA window CCGAGGGGTTCTGGCTGACTGCTCAGTCCGGTCACGACGGTCGGCGAAACGGTGTGAGCCGATCATCCTGACGCTCTGTCACGATCTCGACACAGAAGTTGTGGGTCTCCTCCGCGATCGATGTGCTGGCGCGGGACCAGCGCCGTCGGTGACGGCCATCGAGGAAGAGGTGGCTCATGGTGGCTCTACGACGGCTGCTCGCCAGCCTGACGGCGGCGGTGGTGACCGCCGCGCTCGCCCTGGTGTGGACGGCGGCGCCGGCCCAGGCGGACGAGGCCTGGGAAACCGCGCTCAAGGCCCTGATGTCCCGCACGGCCACCTGGGCCGAGGGCGGGCTGTCCCGGGTCGGCCTGCTCGGCCAGCCGCTGCCGCTGCTCGGCGTCAGCCCGGGCTCGCTCGTGGACACCGACAAGCTCACCCGCAAGGCGTCCGACGCCCTGGCCGGCGGCCTCACCAAGGACGATGTGGACCTCGGCGGGGGCACCCGGTTGACCAGCACGGTCACCACCAGCGGCGGTGACCACCTGCTCGACGTGCTGGTGACCACCAAGCGGCAGGCCACCGCGAAGGACCTGGCGGTCGGCGGGGTGACCGTCGCCAAGGCGGTCGACGTCACCGGCTGGGCCACCCTGCACCTGCGCGCCCGGCACACCGCCGCGGGGGAGACCTACCTGGTCCGCGACGGGGACACCCCGCGCCTCGACGTCGACGCCGCGGCGACCCTCCGCACCGACCTGGACCAGGCCACCGCCTCGGTCGGCATCCTCGGCGTCACGCTCACCGCCGGAAGCACCCTCACGGCCCGTACCCATGTCAAGGTCACCGTGACCGACCCCAACGGCGACGGCCGGCTCGCCTTCGACACCGGTGCCGGGGCCGGGACCGGTGAGCTGGGCGCGGCCGGCTCCCTCGGCGGGCTCGTCCAGGTCGCCCTGGACAACTCCGGTGGTGGCCGGATCTCCGACACCGAGAGTGAGCCGGGCCCCGGCTCCGTGCACGGCCAGGTGAACCTCGGCGCGGCCACCGCCGGCGCCCCGTTCGACCTGCCCGCCGTCGCCGCCACCGTGAAGGTCGACTGGAACGACATCAGCGTGGGCAGCCCGACCGTCACCACCACCGGCCTCGACGAGACCATCGCCAAGTTCCGGAACATGAGCCCGCTGGACCTGGCCTCCGGTCTGGCCCAGCTTGCCACCCTGCTCGGCGGGGTGCAGCAGAGCGGGCCGGCCGGCAACCTGAGCCTGCCCTTCCTGCGGGGCACCTTCGCCGACGCTGTGAAGGTCAACGAGAAGCTCACCGGCTTCCTCAAGAAGTACGTGCACCCGAAGCCGGACGACCCGGAGTTCGACCCGGCCACCGACGACCCGGCCAAGGCGGGCCAGCCGAGGTTCAGCTCGATCCAGCAGCTCGTCGCGCTGCTCGCCGCCGAAGGGCTGCCGGTCGACAACCTCTCCTTCGCCGGCGAGAAGCTGGTGTTCCGGGTGAAGCTGGAGCGGGAGTCCACCGTGGCGGTGCCGCTGGACCCGGGCGCCGCCTCCGTCTCCGGCCGCGGCGCCACCTTCACGGCCAAGGGCTTCAGCGTCGGCCAGAACCGGTTCACCCCCGACGAGCTGGTCGGCCAGCGGGTCGTGGCGGGCACCTCGGCCGGGACCATCGCGGCGAACACCGCCACAACGGTCACCCTGGCGGAGAACTGGATCGGCGGCCAGCCCGGCCCGGACAGCGTCTGGGTGATCAGCGGCTCCAGCCCGAACATCGGCGCCGTCGAACTGGCCGGCACGCTCACCAAGCCGGCCGGCGGCGACAAGAAGGTCGGCCTGCGGGCCGCCAACGCCCAGGCCAGCTTCGCCACCGTCAAGCCCCGCTACAGCGCGGCGGTCACCCTCGTGCTCGACCTGCGCGACGACCTCGGCAGCCCGGAGGCCAACGCCGACCGGGTGCTGCTGCGCACCGACCCGGCCACGCCGCTGTTCGCCGCCGACTTCCCGATCGCCACCGCTGTCGACTTCTTCGCCACCGCCGGTTTCCTCAAGGTCCGGCTCGGCGGCGACCTCGCCGTCGGGCCGGCCGCCGCCGGCCAGCGGATGGTCCAGGTCAGCTTCAAGCAGGCGCAGGACGTCAGCCTCGGCGAGCTGTTCCGCCGGTTGCAGGCCGAGCCGGGCAACCTGCTCGCCGTCTCCTCCTCGGTGAAGACCACCGGCCGGGTCACCGTCAGCGTGCCGGGCGCCACCGGCGCCCTCGGCCAGGGCGTCGGCGTGGACGTGAGCTGGAAGGCCGGCGAGCAGCCGGTGGTGGACACCAGCAGCCTCGACGGGATCTTCGCCGTCGACTTCAACCCGGACGACCCGAAGGCCCTCTTCGCGGTTGTGATCGAGGCGCTGCGGCTGGTCAACGCCGCGCTCACCCAGCCCGGCGGCGGCAGCGGGCCGTTGAGCACCGAGATCCCGCTGCTCGGCCGCTCGGCCCGCGAGCTCCTCGGCGCCGACGAGAGCGGCGTCGGCAAGGGCGTCACGTTCGCCGCCGACGGAACGAACTTCCGGCTCAAGGACGCCAACCGCAGCGGAGACGCGGCCTTCGACCCCCGGCTCGCCGGGCGGACCCTGGTGATCGGCAGCAAGGCGTACCGGGTGCTGGACCGGGTGGACGGCCAGACCCTGCGGGTCGACGCGGCCGGCACGCCGAAGCCCGCGGACGGTACGGCGTACGCGCTGCGGCCCGAGCTTGCCGACGCGCTGGACAAGCTGCTCGCCGCGCCCCCGGACACCCTCCAGGACGCCCTCGACCAGCTCAACGGTGCGATCGGCGCGGACAGCGGGATCCAGTTCACGCTGGACGAGCGGGCCGGTGGCCCGTACCTGCGGGTAGGCCTGGACTGGAAGCGCAACGTCCGCGCCGCCGGGCCGCTCGCCTTCGCCTGGGACGGCGCGCGCGACCTGGTCAGCCTGGACAGCTCCGGCACCTTCGCCGTCGACGTGGACGCCCAGGCCAAGCTGGGCCTGCTGCTGCCGCTGAAGCTGAACGCGGCGCCCCTGCTGGACAAGAACTCCTCGGCCAAGGTGACGGTGAAGGGTGGCGTGGACGACGCGGCGCTGGCCGCCCGGGTCGGCCCGCTCGCCCTCAACCTCGGCAAGGACCCCGACTTCGCGACCGTCAAGGCGAACCTCAGCGTGGGCCTGGGCGGGCTCACCGCCGACGGGCCGGTCACCGACCTGCTCGGCCTGACGCCGACGTTCACCACCGCCGGCGTGGACTGCGGCGGCGGGGTCGGCAGCGCGACCACCCCCGTCTGCGCCCGCGCGCCACTGTTCGTCGACAACTGCGAACCCGCCGACGCCACGAACCTGCTCACCTTCACCATGGGGCTGGACCTGGCGCCGCACGCGCAGACCCCGGACCTCACCTCCTGCTTCGCCAACCTGTCGCTGAAGCTCACCGACTTCAACGTCGGCATCGACGGCTACCTGGCCAAGGTGGAGGACGCGCTGCGGCTGGCCAGCTTCGACGGCAAGCTGCCCCTGGTCGGCGACGACCTGCAACAGGGCCAGCGCTTCGTGGCCCAACTGCGCGCGGACGTCAAGGCCGCCATCGGCCCGGTGCTGGCGAACGCCACGCTCGACAGCGCCGGCGTGCAGAGCGGGCTCAACGACGTGCTGGCCGACCTCGACCCGGGCGTGAGCGCGGTGGTCGGCTGCCGCAGCGGGGTGGCCACCCCCTGCCAGCCGGAGGACTTCCAGTCCATCCGGATCAAGCTGACCGCCTCGCGCGGCGCGCCCTCGGCCGCGGCCGGCTGCGCCAACGCGAGCGACAGCGACACGTGCCTCGGCGTGAACGTCCCGCTCGACCTGGGCATCCCCGGCCTGTCGCTGAAGGCCAAGAAGGGCGCCCCGGACGGCATCCAGGCCAGGCTCGGCTGGAAGCTGCACCTGGACCTGGTCCTCGACCGGGACGAGGGCTTCTACGTCCCCACCCACGACGGGGACACCGCGCCCGAGGTGCAGATCGGCGCCACCTTCGACATGACCGGCGACCTGGCCGCCCAGCTCGCCTTCATCCAGGTGAACGCCACCAAACAGGGCACCGCGCCGCTCGTGCGGGCGTACTTCGGGGTCGACCTGAAGGGTTCGACGGGGGAGAAGAGCTGCTTCGACCCGGCGGTGGCCGGGGACTGCGCCGCCGACCCGGACGCCAAGCTCACCCTCGCCGAGTTCGCCGACCTGGGCTCCCTGCTCGCCACCGACCTCACCGCCCAGGTGAACATCGACTGGAAGCTGGCGGCGGCGGTCAACGCCGGCGACGAGGTGGGCTCCGCCCTCCCCGGCATCAGCGCCCGCTTCGGCCTGAAGTGGGGCCTGGAGCACAAGCAGGGCGGGCTGAGCGCCACCGGCGGCGGGGTCAACACGCCCCTACAGGTGACGTTCACCGACATCGCGCTGGACGCCGGCGCCTTCTTCAGCAAGATCCTCAAGCCGGTGGTGGAGAAGCTCAAGGCCGTCACCGGCCCGCTCCAGCCGGTCCTCGACACCCTGTACGCGCCGATCCCGGTGCTGTCGGACCTGTCGAAGGCCACCGGCGGGCCGGACATCACCCTGGTCTGGCTCGCCAAGACGTTCAGCACCCTCACCGGCGGGCCGAAGCTCGACTTCGTCGACACCGTCCGCGCCGTGGTGACGTTCGTGAACCGGATACCGGACTGCGACGACGAGGACGGCTGCTCGATCCCGCTCGGCCAGTTCCTCGTCGACCCGGCGAAGGCGCTCACCACCGAGGCGTCGCCGGCGTCCGCGGAGAGCCTGATCAAGCGGGACGACCCGTTCACGAAGGCGAAGACCGCCGCCGAGGTGAAGTCCGCGGTGGACGGCGCCGCCGGCAACGACGGGGAGAAGCTGTTCGCCGCGGGCTCCGACGGGAAGTCCAACGCCCAGAAGACCGGCTTCAGCTTCCCGATCTTCGACAACCCGGGCTCGCTGTTCGGCCTGCTCATGGGGCAGGACGTCGAGCTGGTCGGCTTCGACTCCGGGCCGCTGTCGCTCGGCTTCAGCTGGCGGCAGTCCTTCGGCCCGGTGTACGCCCCGCCGCCGGTGCTGGTCACCCTCTCCGGCAGCGCCTCGGTGACCGCCCGGTTCATCGCCGGCCTGGACACCGCGGGCATCCGGCACGCCGTGGAGGCCGCCACCGACGGCACCGGCCTCGACGCGGTCAGCCTCCTCGACGGCCTCTACTTCAAGACCGCCGACAGCACCGGCAAGGCCGTCCCGGTGGTCACCCTGCGCGGCGAGATCGCCGCGGGGGCCGAGGTCAGCGTGCTCATCGTCAAGGCGGGCATCGAGGGAGGCATCCGGCTGACCGTCGGGTTCAGCTGGAACGACCCGAACAACGACGGGAAGTTCCGCACCAGCGAGTTCCTCCAGGCGCTGCTGGTGAACCCGGTCTGCCTCTTCACCACCAGCGGGCAGCTCTCGGTCTTCCTCAAGGTCTACATCACCATCGACCTGTTCCTGTTCTCGAAGACCTTTGACTTCACCCTTGTCGACGCCACCCTGCTCGACTTCCGTGCGCAACCCGACTGCACACCGAAGCCACCCGAGCTGGGTGGCACGGTCGGGGACACCCTGGTCGTCTTCGCCGGTAAGTTCGGCACGGACGACGAGCGTGGCGAGACCGCGTGGGACAACACCAAGCCCACCTACGCCGGTGACGTGATCAAGGTGTACGCGGTGCACTTCGCGGACGACAACGCCGACTTCGACGGCTTCGCGGTCGAGGCGCTCGGTCGCAAGCAGGAGTTCCTCGACCCGAACCTGACCCGGGTCGT is part of the Micromonospora halotolerans genome and encodes:
- a CDS encoding calcium-binding protein: MVALRRLLASLTAAVVTAALALVWTAAPAQADEAWETALKALMSRTATWAEGGLSRVGLLGQPLPLLGVSPGSLVDTDKLTRKASDALAGGLTKDDVDLGGGTRLTSTVTTSGGDHLLDVLVTTKRQATAKDLAVGGVTVAKAVDVTGWATLHLRARHTAAGETYLVRDGDTPRLDVDAAATLRTDLDQATASVGILGVTLTAGSTLTARTHVKVTVTDPNGDGRLAFDTGAGAGTGELGAAGSLGGLVQVALDNSGGGRISDTESEPGPGSVHGQVNLGAATAGAPFDLPAVAATVKVDWNDISVGSPTVTTTGLDETIAKFRNMSPLDLASGLAQLATLLGGVQQSGPAGNLSLPFLRGTFADAVKVNEKLTGFLKKYVHPKPDDPEFDPATDDPAKAGQPRFSSIQQLVALLAAEGLPVDNLSFAGEKLVFRVKLERESTVAVPLDPGAASVSGRGATFTAKGFSVGQNRFTPDELVGQRVVAGTSAGTIAANTATTVTLAENWIGGQPGPDSVWVISGSSPNIGAVELAGTLTKPAGGDKKVGLRAANAQASFATVKPRYSAAVTLVLDLRDDLGSPEANADRVLLRTDPATPLFAADFPIATAVDFFATAGFLKVRLGGDLAVGPAAAGQRMVQVSFKQAQDVSLGELFRRLQAEPGNLLAVSSSVKTTGRVTVSVPGATGALGQGVGVDVSWKAGEQPVVDTSSLDGIFAVDFNPDDPKALFAVVIEALRLVNAALTQPGGGSGPLSTEIPLLGRSARELLGADESGVGKGVTFAADGTNFRLKDANRSGDAAFDPRLAGRTLVIGSKAYRVLDRVDGQTLRVDAAGTPKPADGTAYALRPELADALDKLLAAPPDTLQDALDQLNGAIGADSGIQFTLDERAGGPYLRVGLDWKRNVRAAGPLAFAWDGARDLVSLDSSGTFAVDVDAQAKLGLLLPLKLNAAPLLDKNSSAKVTVKGGVDDAALAARVGPLALNLGKDPDFATVKANLSVGLGGLTADGPVTDLLGLTPTFTTAGVDCGGGVGSATTPVCARAPLFVDNCEPADATNLLTFTMGLDLAPHAQTPDLTSCFANLSLKLTDFNVGIDGYLAKVEDALRLASFDGKLPLVGDDLQQGQRFVAQLRADVKAAIGPVLANATLDSAGVQSGLNDVLADLDPGVSAVVGCRSGVATPCQPEDFQSIRIKLTASRGAPSAAAGCANASDSDTCLGVNVPLDLGIPGLSLKAKKGAPDGIQARLGWKLHLDLVLDRDEGFYVPTHDGDTAPEVQIGATFDMTGDLAAQLAFIQVNATKQGTAPLVRAYFGVDLKGSTGEKSCFDPAVAGDCAADPDAKLTLAEFADLGSLLATDLTAQVNIDWKLAAAVNAGDEVGSALPGISARFGLKWGLEHKQGGLSATGGGVNTPLQVTFTDIALDAGAFFSKILKPVVEKLKAVTGPLQPVLDTLYAPIPVLSDLSKATGGPDITLVWLAKTFSTLTGGPKLDFVDTVRAVVTFVNRIPDCDDEDGCSIPLGQFLVDPAKALTTEASPASAESLIKRDDPFTKAKTAAEVKSAVDGAAGNDGEKLFAAGSDGKSNAQKTGFSFPIFDNPGSLFGLLMGQDVELVGFDSGPLSLGFSWRQSFGPVYAPPPVLVTLSGSASVTARFIAGLDTAGIRHAVEAATDGTGLDAVSLLDGLYFKTADSTGKAVPVVTLRGEIAAGAEVSVLIVKAGIEGGIRLTVGFSWNDPNNDGKFRTSEFLQALLVNPVCLFTTSGQLSVFLKVYITIDLFLFSKTFDFTLVDATLLDFRAQPDCTPKPPELGGTVGDTLVVFAGKFGTDDERGETAWDNTKPTYAGDVIKVYAVHFADDNADFDGFAVEALGRKQEFLDPNLTRVVVDGRGYSVADADKVAMSVLLLGDGDTGGDGTKTSAFDKAAVVIGSDGKDQIRTGTGPAWVDGRGGEDVIVTAEAAGQVSRVAGGAGKDTVTTGDGNDVVAGDSDLGAVDRPGATTVHTSVGDKSLTGLVDWTKLKDPTEETTGSDDHVTVGHGASTVYGNGGDDVVGVVLDDRPNGTNVIVGGPGADILNGGKADDTIHTAGSTVPADADAPGSGDAGLTNRVDTGAGQDTVHGSAGADLVVSHSANGQTGHVYGYGGDDVLVGGYGTDELFGGPDEDYVIAEPSSVGDPDGTDGYGPARQVVHQPLPGGTESQTKLLVGGLGSDHVVGGDGGATVFGDRRLTAETCADATLAGDQPAPTDQGSADLILGGAGVEVVTAGSGDDRADLGGGDDRACGQLGDDTLHLGGGADRAWGGPGVDQLHGDDGVDLLFGNIGDDGLYGGTGVDTAEGDEGDDQVLGGPDDDVLYGGGRVAGVTDGRDFVYGEEGADRIVGDNGTPRIGDVGPYPLDLAGDVPAAGAGDVLSGGPEGDVAYGGLGADRVDGDGGDDQLEGNNGADVVHGGIGKDEIVGGSAQEPVAGTGRPDTGDQLFGDGDADLIAGDNARFTPATADATRVTQARTVPSRKVTLLDLGFTPAAGTGGGDLISGGDADDVIFGQGGPDRVHADAGADFAEGGPDSDWVEGDAGDDDVVGGSSTAYDGTGAATTGQPDTADALFGGPGSDAVIGDNGAMLRPLPGEQPTAVTVRLGADGNPFGPRIVVLLDRAAATANRFGADRISGGDGVDTLWGQDGDDALTGDGDGDYLEGNGGADALRGDTALGAAGRTAVTPLPDPGWPGDPAATADLVGAGAPAGQDDLIGGSAAAGFRDTGDVVEGNGADDVLLGDNGSLLRTVTTAGGTAVERVYSERYPTGAVPADATVARTHDPALPGPSTRFCTTAQSTCEPAGAYGNDQLYGDGGNDGAWGQDGDDQIRGGAGDDDLFGELGADSLYGEDGRDAILGDRGGVVNQFLNADDVAALGFTATLSSVPQETYTGFRAGGYDRRVDLLHDTDGDAWIGSATSAPMPYAGLTAGAGDLIRGGAGADNIHGGFGDDVANGDSGGDEVFGGEGSDVLWGGRGCDPALDAANPQCLVNGVFSAAARGDQDQYVDHLFGGAGATSGPAVTAVLGSDLLDFRPRGSYPDNCAAGAWPVDLAAGTVDPCRWFEATNLDNDVLADNQHHHGTDWIYGGWDRDVLQGNVTQNGPNNGDRLFDWNGAYNLFTHCNSAYGGFNDIRQHSPAMQDFLTRLAWATGAGRSAGDVTTAGTSAFLELSYVYPRDNKDQGAGAAFPSTPGHFDTPSCTD